AGGAACCTTTGAGGTTAATAGATTTAGAGGAGAATGCATTTATCGATAATAAGCAATTATTGATCACGCAAAGACAGCAGAATGTTGCATTTCTACAGATGAAGGAGCTTCAAATGCAAAGGCTTCCTCAAATAAACCTAAATGGTAGCTATGTGAATAACACTTCCAATTCAGATGCAGGTTTCCTTTTACAAAATCAAAGGCAAGGTTTCAATTATGGGGGGAATATCACACTGAATTTATTTAGTGGATTTACCTTGAACCGTAGAATTCAAAATGCAAAGGTTCAGCAAAAAGTGCAAGCCTATGCATTGGATCAATATGAGATACAATTGCAGTCTGATATTCATAGAGCATATAATACCTATGAGACAAATCGTAACTTGTTAGAGATTGAAAAAAAGAATTACGAAGTAGCCAAGGAGAGTTCTGATATAGCATTAGAACGATTTAGGCTAGGTATTTCTTCCTATTTAGAGTTTAGAGATGCTCAGGTAAATTTGCTTATTGCTGAGACTAGACTGATTACTTCCATCTATAATATCAAAGAGATGGAGATTGAGTTAATGAGGCTTTCAGGAAGAATATTTTTCCAAAACAGCTATGAAGAACTCAACCTACCAACAGAAGATTAAAATATATTGAGCCTGATTCAATCAGGCTCATTTTTTTATTTGCTTTTTTTAAGAATTGCCTATTTTTCTTTTGGCATAGCATTTGCCAAAATATGTTTTCGAAAATCATTTGGTCTATTAATAGACCCTGTGTATGAAGAAAACAGCCATACTTCTTTTTACCATTTTAACAGTTTTGACCTTTGGGGTACAATGTACTTTTCTGGAAAAACAGTTTGGGGATAAGAGTAAACAAGAAGAGTATATTCTGGATTTGCCGGGAATAAAGACGCGTGGATTTATACGGGCTGCAGTAGATAATAATTCTACTGGCTATTACATCTACCGTGGTCGTAGAATGGGTTACGAGTATGAATTGCTAAGAGACCTAGCCAAAAGACTGGATGTTCAACTTCATCTGGTTTTGATTTCTGATATAGAAAAAGCATTTGATTACCTGGAAAATGGTAAAGTGGATTTGGTTGCTATGAATTTGGAGGAAAATCCAGAAAGAAAAAGTAGAGCTAACTTTTCTAGGCCATTGGGTAATATGAGTACTGTTCTGATAGGAAGTAAACCCAATCAAAAAATATCTTCTTGGGATCAATTACAAGGCGATACCATTATGGTAAGGCAGGGATCTGTATACAAATCCCAATTATGTGCAATCAAGGATTCGCTTCAAGTCCAATTCACAGTTCTGGAAAAGCCGGATCATGAAGAGGCTTTAATCGATCAGGTGGTGAAAGGTGAAATTAAATGGACTGTTGCAGACCAGAATATTGCTCAGGCAAATGCTACCTATTATGAAGGGCTGGATATTTCCTGGAAGGTAAAAAAGGAAGGTGAAGTCTCTTGGGTAGTCAGAAAAAATTCGCCTAAACTTCTTTCCTCATTGGATGATTGGCTGGAGGACAAACAGAAACGATTTATTCCAGACCTATATGCCAAGTATTTTTTGAATTCCAAAAACAGTTACTTCCGTTCGAATAGTCCATTTTCCTCCCTTGCTGGAAACAGAATTTCTCAGTTCGATGAGATTATCCAAGATGGTGCCGAGCAATTGGGTTGGGATTGGCGGCTTTTGGCTTCTCTTGTATATAAGGAGTCCCGTTTTGATACCACTGCCACTTCTTACGCAGGGGCTTCAGGATTGCTGCAACTTATGCCAGTCACATTGGAAAGATTTGGAGTCAACAATCCCCATGATCCAATCGAATCATTAACAGGAGGTGTTCGCTATCTCCGATACTTGGATAAATTTTGGTTAGAAAGAGTTCCAGAAACAAATGAACGGATCAAGTTTATCCTTGCTTCTTATAACATTGGTCACGGTCATGTGGAAGATGCCTGGAGACTTGCCATGAAATATGGAAGTAATACCCAAAGTTGGGAGGCAATTTCTGAATTTCTTGAACTAAAGTCCGATCCAAAATACTATAAAGATCCCGTAGTAAAGAGTGGGTTTGCCAAAGGGCATTTGGCTGTAAACTACGTCAAAGACATCATGAGTATTTTCGACTCTTATAAAGCTTTGGTACAGCCTTAAGCACCTTCATGCAATTCAAACATCGCTTCTACCTCTACCGGAATATTGTCGGGCAGAGATCCCATACCTACAGCTGATCGAACACCTATTCCATTTTCTTGCCCCCAAACTTCTGCAAATAGTTCACTACATCCATTGATGACATAAGGATGTCGAAGAAAATCTTCGGTACAATTGACCATACCCAATACTTTGATCACCCTTTTCACTCGGTTTAGGGAACCTAAATTTGCTTTGATTGTGGAGAGCATGGCTAATCC
This genomic stretch from Algoriphagus halophilus harbors:
- a CDS encoding MltF family protein, giving the protein MKKTAILLFTILTVLTFGVQCTFLEKQFGDKSKQEEYILDLPGIKTRGFIRAAVDNNSTGYYIYRGRRMGYEYELLRDLAKRLDVQLHLVLISDIEKAFDYLENGKVDLVAMNLEENPERKSRANFSRPLGNMSTVLIGSKPNQKISSWDQLQGDTIMVRQGSVYKSQLCAIKDSLQVQFTVLEKPDHEEALIDQVVKGEIKWTVADQNIAQANATYYEGLDISWKVKKEGEVSWVVRKNSPKLLSSLDDWLEDKQKRFIPDLYAKYFLNSKNSYFRSNSPFSSLAGNRISQFDEIIQDGAEQLGWDWRLLASLVYKESRFDTTATSYAGASGLLQLMPVTLERFGVNNPHDPIESLTGGVRYLRYLDKFWLERVPETNERIKFILASYNIGHGHVEDAWRLAMKYGSNTQSWEAISEFLELKSDPKYYKDPVVKSGFAKGHLAVNYVKDIMSIFDSYKALVQP
- a CDS encoding RidA family protein, producing METPESNFSKLNLVLPPAPKPLGVYKPCLIDGKYLYLSGHGTVQTDGSLIIGRIGVDLDIEAGKLAARQVGLAMLSTIKANLGSLNRVKRVIKVLGMVNCTEDFLRHPYVINGCSELFAEVWGQENGIGVRSAVGMGSLPDNIPVEVEAMFELHEGA